In the genome of Acidobacteriota bacterium, the window TCGAACGCCGCCTCCTCGCCGACCGCCAGACCGTTACCGATCGCGATTTCACGCAGCTCACGACGCTGCTCACGCTGGGCATCGTCGCCGCGCTGCTAACCCTGGTGATCGCCGGCTGGCTGGTCGGCCGCGATACCCTGGCACGCTGGACGAGTGAACAGGCCTTGCGGACGGCCGAGGCGCGCACGACGTTTGCGCTCAAAGCCGCCGGAGTGGGCATCTGGGACTTGAACTACACCACGGGGTCGTTGCTGTGGTCGGAGACCCTTGAGGCGCAATATGGCTTGCTGCCTGGCACGTTCGCGGGCACCTTCGAGGCGTTCATGGAGCGGGTGCATCCCGAAGATCGCGCCGACCTCGTCGGCACGGTAAATCAGGCGAGCAAGTCTGGCGCCCCGTTCACCCTGCTGTATCGAGCCATCTGGCTGGATGGCACCGTGCGCTGGCACAGCAGCGTAGGTCGCTTTGACATCGGCAAGGGCGACCCAATCCGAGCCGTCGGCATTGTGCTCGACATCACCGAACGCCGCGCGCTCGAGGTCCAGTTTCAACAGGCGCAGAAGATGGATGCGGTCGGCCAGCTGGCTGGCGGCATCGCGCACGACTTCAACAACCTGCTCACCGTCATCCTGGGCTTCAGCGAACTCGTGCTCGACGCGGGCGGGCCAGACGATCCCAACCGCCCCGACGTGCTCGAAATCCAGACGGCAGGCCGGCGCGCCCAGGGCCTGACGCGCCAGTTGCTGGCGTTCAGCCGAAAGCAAGTCATTCAACCGGCACGCCTCGACCTGAATCTCGTCGTCGGCGGCATGAGGGCCATGCTCGGACGCCTGATCAAGGGGGACGTCACCATCGTCGTCGACATCGCGCCGGGGTTGGCCTCGGTGAACGCCGACCACGGACAGGTGGAGCAGGTTCTCATGAATCTGGTCGTCAACGCCGGCGATGCCATGCCGAAGGGCGGTCGCCTGACGATCGCCACGGCCAACGTCAACCTGGACCAGCACCATTCGACTAGTCATTTTTCAGTCGTGCCGGGCCCCTATGTCTCACTGACGGTCACGGACACCGGCACGGGCATGTCGGCAGAGACGCAGTCGCGTTTGTTTGAAGCGTTCTACACGACCAAGGCCGCGGGCACCGGTACGGGACTGGGTCTGGCCACGATTCACTCCATTGTCAAGCAATGTGGTGGAAGCGTCATGGTGAAGTCGAGCGTCGGCCAGGGCACATCGGTCAGCGTGTACTTCCCGAGAATGGAGGACGTGACTGCCGGCGCCACCGAGCCGCCGGCGCCGACTCGCCAACATTGGGGGACCGAGACGGTGCTGGTGGTCGACGACTCGAGCGGCCTGCGCGACCTGACGCGCCGACTGCTGGAGCGCCAGGGATATCGGGTGCTGGTCGCTGCCGACGCCGAGGCGGCCGTCGCCCTGTTCAGCAGCGAGAAGACGATTGACGTGTTGCTGACCGACGTCGTCATGCCTGGCGGCAGCGGGCCGAAACTCGCGCAACAACTGACCACCTCGGCACCGGGCCTGAGGGTGATCTACATGTCAGGCTACACCGACGATGCGATCGTGCATCACGGCGTGCTGAAATCAGGCGTCGCGTTTCTGCACAAGCCGTTTACGTCAGATGCGCTCGGGCAGAAGCTCCGAGAGGCCATGAACCGCTAGGTTCGGGGAAGCCGCAACGGGTTCACTGCTTCGCGGTCGTCGCCGGAACCGTGTACTGAACTTCCTTCGCCTTCAGCGGCTCGGCGCCGTCACCGGCGTTCACCACGATGCGCAGGCCGACCTTCAGATCCGACTGCGCGCCCTTGCCCTTGCCGCGCTTGAACGCGGTGAGCGGGGTCACCGTGAAGACGGCGTCCTTGCCCTCGGTGGTCTTCATGGTCACCTTGTTGCCGTCGATGGCGGTGATGGTGCCCATGATCTTGTGCTCGTGACCCGGGTGCGCGAAGGTCGCTGCGGGAGCCAGCACGGCGAGAACGAGGGCGGCCACAAGGAGGTTCTTCATAGCGGTAGGGTAACAGATTTGCGGGCCAGGTCGAGCACCGCCTCGGCCGTCCAGCCGGCCGCCCGCAGGTCGCCAACGCCGGTGTCTCCGTCCGACTTGCTGAGCTTCTCAGTGGCCGATTTCATCACTAATCCGTGGTGGGCAAATCGCGGCATGGTGACGCGGCCCAGCAGGCGCGCCAATCGGATCTGCCGGCCAGTGGACGCCAGCAGGTCGATGCCGCGGATGACGTCGGTGACCTGTTGCACGTGGTCGTCCACGGTCACCGCGAACTGGTACGTCCAGTTGCCCAGCCGATCGCGCAGCAGGAGGTCGCCACACTGGGCCGACGGCTCCTGCACCTGCGGCCCGTTGATCTCGTCGAAGAACGATTCGGTTCCCGGGTCGATGCGCAGCCGCCACCCCACGTCGTCCGTAAGCGGGATGTCGCGATCGCGGCAGGTGTTCCGGTAGGGAACTTCGACTCCCGACTCCCGACTCCCGACTCCCGCCGCGAGTTCAGCCCGTGTGCACGAGCACCCGTAGACCAGCTCCCGATCGATCAGCGGCTGGATGGCCTTGCCGTAGATCGCCTCGCGCTCGCTTTGCCGCACGATCGGACCGTCGTGCCGAAAGCCCAGCCACGCCAGGTCCTCGAGGATCGCGGCCTCGTACTCCGGGCGCGAGCGCTGGCGGTCGTGATCCTCGATGCGCAGCAGGACGCGGCCGTCGCGGTCGTGCGCCGCCTGCCACACGTGCAGGGCGTTGACGACGTGGCCCAGGTGCAGGAAGCCAGTGGGGGCTGGAGCAAACCGTGTAATCACAAGCCATTGGAGGATAACCCGGCGCCGCTCGACGTCGCATTCAGGCCGTTCGGTCCGCTGGCAACGACCGGCGGGCGCGGGAATGGCGTATAACCAGACAACGGTCATGGTCTACGTCAGCCTGGTCTCGCTGTTCGTCTACTTGTTCGGCGCCTACGCCTATGGCGCTGCGACCGTGCTGGGGTTGCGCGAGGCGCTGCCGTTCTGGTCGCGCCGGGATCGGGTCGGCCAATCGCACCTGGACAACGCCCCGATGGCGATCATCGTCATCAGTACGATCTGGTTCATCCTGCACACGCTGATCGAGTTCCGCAACCTCACGGGAAATGTCGGCCGCGACTGGCTCGACGTGGGCACGTTCATGGTCTACGCGTTTCCGCCGGTGATCATGCAGGCGGTCTACCAGGAGACCAGCCACAGCGACGACCCGCCACCCCGAATCTACCGGCAGATGCTGCTGGGCATGTTTGTGCTGTCGCCGCTCGTCGGCGCCGTCACGATCGCCGCGATCTTCCGCGTGATCACCCTCCCCTTTGACATCGGCCCGCTGATCGGCACGTCGATTGGCTCGCTGTTCGTCATGGCCAGCGCCTACTCCACCGCGATCATGATGCGGCGCAAGCGCACCACGCCGACCTCCGGCCAGCGGCAGCTGCGCACCGTCATGGTGGCGCTCTATGCCGTGCTGGGCATCGTGTTCATCGCGATGATGTTCCTGCAGGAACAGCGGGTCGCGATGGGCATTCTCGAGCGCGTCGCGCGCTCGTCGCCACTCTACTTCCTGATCGCGTCGGTCTACTTCGAGAACCGGTTCGCGTTCTACGACCTGGTGGTGAAACGCGCCTTGTTACTGCTGATGAGCATCGGCACCCTGGGCGTGGTGCTGGCGCTGGCCATGCCTTGGCTCGATCGACTGCCCATCAGCGCCGCGCGGCCGTGGCTGTTCGCCGTGGCGCTGACGCCGGTGGCGATGATCATGCCGTGGCTGCACGCCCGTATGGAACGCTGGCTCGACCGCATCTGGCTCGGCCGCGAATTTACGCCCGTGGACGCCGTCAAGTACGTGCTGGCCGCGATGCAGCCGGCCACCGACGAACAGATGCTGCTGACCACGGCCGAGGCCAAGCTGAGCGAGATCTTCGGCGCCCGCATCGCCGTCTTGATCGGCGCGCAGTCGCCGCCGCCCGGCCTGACGATCGAATCCGAGGTCCAGATGCCCACGCCGATCTCGGACCAGCCGGTGCGCATCGCCGTGCTGCGGATGCCCGAGATGCGCCGGATCCTGAGCGAGGACCTGGCGCTGCTGCGCTCGCTGGCCGGCGTGCTCGGCTTCATGCTCGAGAACCTCCGGCTGCAGCGCAAGCGCCAGGAACAGGACCTGATCGCCCAGGACCTGCGGCTGCAGTCGAGCAAGTCGGAACTGAAGGCGCTGCGCGCGCAGATCAACCCGCACTTCCTGTTCAATGCCCTGAACGCCATTGCCTCGCTGATCCACACCGACCCGGCGCGCGCCGACGAGGCCGTCGAGCAGCTGGCCGAAGTGTTCCGCTACACGCTGCGGCGATCCGATTCGGAGTGGGCGCCGCTCGACCAGGAGCTGACCTTCGCGCGCGCCTACCTCGACGTGGAACAGGCCCGCTTCGGCCAGCGGCTCTCGTGCACGATCGATTCCGATCACGTGGCGCCGGCACCGAGCGTGCCGTCGATGTTGCTGCAAACGCTGCTCGAGAACGCCGTGAAGCACGGCGTGTCGCAGTCGCGCGAGCCCGGCCGCATTGAGGTGATCGTCCGCACCACCAGCAGCGAGGTCAAGCTCGAGGTCCGCAATACCGGTCCTTCGACTCGGGGCGACGACCTGCTCGTCGCCGCCCCTCGCTCAGGACAGGCCCGCGAGGGTGAAGGGTTTGGCCTGCGCAGCGTGCGCGAGCGCTTGAAAGGGCACTTTGGCGACGCCGCCACCTTCGCGCTGACCCGCGACGAAGCCGCCGGCCTCACCATCGCCCGCATCACCATGCCGCACGTGAAGGTGGCGGCATGATCCGCGCCGTGCTCGTGGACGATGAGCCGCCGGCGCGCGTGCGCATGCGGCAATTGCTCGAGGCGGCGGGGGGAGTCGTGGTGGTCGGCGAGGCCGGCAGCGCCGTCGAGGCCCGCGAGGTGATTCGCGACACCCGGCCCGACGTGCTGTTTCTCGACGTCGAGATGCCGGAAGTGCGCGGCACCGCCCTGGCCGCGTCGCTCCCCGAACCGCGGCCGTATATCGTCTTTGCCACCGCCTTCGACAGCTACGGCCTCGACGCCATCGCCGTCGATGCGACCGACTACCTGCTGAAGCCGGTGTCGCGCGCCAAGCTGGCCACGACGCTCGAGCGCGTGCGCGCGCGGCTGTCGAAGCAGTCGGACCTCGAACGCGACGTCCGCGCGGGATCGGCGGTGCAGTCGCACATGTGGCCGGGCGCGCTGCCGGTCGTACCCGGATTCGACTGCGCCGCGGCATCGCTGCCGGCCCGTGGTGTGGGTGGCGACTTCTACGACATGTTTGCGCTGAGCGACAACAACACCTTAGGCACCCTAGGCACCCTAGGCACCTTAGGCACCCTAGGCACCTTAGGCACCTTAGGCACCCTAGACACCCTAGCAAGATGGGCCCTCTTGCTGGGCGACGCATCTGGCAAGGGCGTGGCCGCAGGCCTGGTCGCCTCGGCCGTGCAGGCGCGCGTCCACACCGCGGCGCGACTGGCGAACCTGGCCCCGGCCGCGTTAATGGCCGCCGTTGACCGCGATGTCTACGCGACCACGGACGGCGCGCGTTACGCCACCGCGATCTACGCCACCCTGGACGCGGCTACGCGGCGGTTGACGCTGGTCAACGCGGGGCATCCGTCGGTGCTCGTCGCCCATGGCTCGGCGCTGACCCGCCTCGGCGCTTCGGGCCCGGCACTGGGATTGACCGAGGCCGGGCACTTCACGGCCCACGACCTCACGCTCGCGCCCGGCACGCTGCTCGTCGCCTACACCGACGGCGTCAACGAAGCGCACGACGAAGCCGGCGAAGAGTTCGGCGAGGACCGCCTCGCCGCGTTGCTCTCGGCCAACGGCCATTTGCCGGCCGCCGAGCTCTGTTCCTGTATCCTCGACACCGTGCGACAGCATCGCGGCCGCCGACAAGACCAGGACGACGTCACCGCGCTGGTGGTGAGGGCCCTTCGCCATGGCTCAGGGCCAGTTCAATGATCCGCACGCTGCTGGTAGACGACGAGCAGCCCGCGCGCGAGCGGTTGCGGCAGTTGCTCGCCGCGCACCCCGACGTCGAGGTGGTGGGCGAGGCCGAAGACGGCATCGACGCCGCCGAGAAGATTGCCGCGCTGACGCCGGACCTGGTGCTGCTCGATATCCAGATGCCGGGCGCGAGCGGTCTCGACGTGGCCGCCTCGCTCGGCCAGCCGCGGCCGGCGGTCATTTTCTGTACCGCGTTCGATCAATACGCGGTTGACGCCTTCGAGCTGTCGGCCATCGACTACCTGCTGAAGCCGGTGAACCGCGCGCGCCTGGCGGCGTCGCTGGATCGCGCGCGGGCGGCGACCCAGCCCCGCGGCCGAGATCGCGCCCTCGAGGGACTGTCGCACGCCGCAGGCCTGTCGCCGACCCGCTTCCTGGCCCGCCGCGGCGCCCGCTTCCGCGTCGTCCCGGTCCACGACGTGGTCGCGTTTACGTTCGTCGAGGGCGTCACCCACGTCATCACCCTGACCGAGCAGCTGACGATGCAGCCGACGCTGGCGGCGCTGGCGCGGCGGCTGGACGCCGGTTCGTTCTTCCAGGTGTCGCGCACGGCCATCATCCGGCTCGACGCGGTGCGTGAAGCCAAGCCGTTTGCCGATGGCACCGGCGAGATCACGCTGGCGAGCGGGACCACCATGCTGGTGTCGCGGCGGCGCTGGCGGGCGCTGATAGAGCGGCTTGAGGCTTGAGGCTTGAGGCTTGGGGCTTGGGGCTTGGGGCTTGGGAGCGACCCGCCCTACCCGCCCTACCCGCCCTACCCGCCCCACCTGCCATATCCCATATAATCCACGCATGATTTCGCGCCGCGACCTGTTCTCGCATCTCGCCATGGCCGGTGTCGTGGCCCGCATGGCTCCCGAATCCCTGTTCGCGCAGGCGCCGTCGGCGGCGCAACGCTTCGGCAAGGAGAAGCTGATCGTCCGCTCCATGCGGCCGCCCGACTTCGAGACGCCGGTGTCGCTGCTCGACTCGTTCATCACGCCCAACGAGCTCTTCTATGTCCGTTCGCACCTGCCGGTGCCGGCGCAGCTTGATGCCGCGACGTGGGCGCTGAAGGTGGGGGGCGAGGTCAACTCGCCGCTGTCGCTGTCGATCGACGAGATCAAGAAGCTGCCGGCGGTCACCGTGACGGTGACGCTCGAGTGCGCGGGGAATGGCCGGGCCTTCTTCGAGCCGGCGGTGGCCGGCATCCAGTGGGAGAAGGGCGCGGTCAGCACCGCCCGGTTCACCGGGGCGCGGCTGTCCGACGTGCTGAAGCGCGCCGGGGTCAAGACCACCGGCAAGAACGTCGAGATGCACGCCGCCGACCGCCCGCTCGGCACCATGCCGGCGTTCGTGCGACAGGTGCCGATGGCCAAAGCCATGCACCCCGACACCCTCGTGGCGTACGCCATGAACGGCGAGGACATCCCGGCCGTCCACGGCTTCCCACTGCGCTCGATCGTGCCGGGCTGGGAGGGCGCGTATTCGCTGAAGTGGTTGAACGCGCTGAACGTGCTCCCGGGCGACTCGTCCAGTTTCTGGGTGGCCACCGGCTACCGCTATCCGAACCGCCGCATCGCGCCCGGCGCGGCGGTCGATGCCAAGGACATGGAGCCGCTGACCGGCCTGGTGGTGAAGTCGCTGATCACGACGCCCGCCGCCGGAGCGTCGTTCGCGCCGGGCAAGATCGCCATCGGCGGCTTCGCGTGGGCCGGCGAGACCGACATCACCAAGGTGGACATCTCGATTGACAACGGCGCCACGTGGACGCCGGCACGGCTGACCGGCGAACAGGCGAAGTACACCTGGCGGCGGTTCGAGCACACGTTCACGGTGAGCTCGCCCCAGTCGGTGCTGATCTTGTCGAAGGCCACCGACGCGGCGGGGGTCGTGCAGCCGGCGGTGTCGCAATGGAATCCATCCGGCTACCTCTGGAACCAGTACGATTCGGTCCGGGTCGAAGTCAAATGATCCGCGCCACCCTCGCCCTGCTCCTCCTCGCGGCGGCTTCGGTCACCGCGCAATCACCAGGCGCCGACGTGATGAAGCAGCGCTGCGTGAGTTGCCACGAAAGCGACATCATCACGTCGCAGAAGCTGTCGCTGACCGGCTGGACGCGGTCGGTGGACAAGATGGTGCGGTGGGGCGCGGTCATCACGCCGGCCGAACGGGACGTGCTGCAGCCCTACCTGGCGGCGAATTTCGGCCCGAAGCCGGCGGTGGCGCATGCAACCAGCGAGGCGGGGGCTGCGTCCTACAGGCGAGCATGCCTGACCTGCCACGACGCCGACATCATCGAGCAGCAGAAGCTGTCGCGCATCGGCTGGACCCGCTCGGTCGAGAAGATGATGCGCTGGGGCGCGACCGTGAGCGCCGACGAGAAGGAACCGCTGGTCGACTACCTCGCGTCGCGCTTCGGCCCACGGTAGGTCCCCCGTGCTGACCGGTCTGCTGGTCGTCATCGCACTCGGCATCTTCCTATGGCTGATCTCGCTCGCCGTTCGCGATTCGAGCATCGTCGACATCGCGTGGGGACCGCTGCTTTTCATCGTTGGCCTGACCTACTACCTGGGCATCGCCGAACCGGGCCCACGGGCGCATCTGGTCGTCGCGCTGACCGGGCTCTGGGCGATCCGCCTGGCCCTGCACATCGGCATGCGCAACCTGGGCCACGGCGAAGACTTCCGCTACGCGGCGTGGCGCGCGGAGCATCCCGACACGTGGTGGATTCGCAGCTACTTCAAGGTGTTCCTGTTGCAGGGCGTGATCGCCTGGGTCGTCGCGCTGCCGCTGTTCTACGCCGCTACGTCCGAGACCCCGGCGGCGCTGACCCTGCTCGACTGGGCAGGCCTCCTGCTGTTCGCGTTCGGCTTCCTGTTCGAAGCGATCGGTGACGAGCAGTTGCGGCGCTTCAAGGCCGACCCGGCCAACCAGGATCGCGTCATGAACACCGGCCTGTGGCGCTACACGCGGCATCCCAACTACTTCGGCGAAGCGGTGCTGTGGTGGGGGCTGGGCCTGATTGGCGCGGCCACGCCGCTCGGATGGATCGGCCTCGTCGGGCCGGCGATCATCACCTTCCTGCTGCTCAGGGTGTCTGGTGTGGCGATGCTCGAAAAGACACTGAAGACGACAAAGCCAGGCTATGCGGACTACATCGCCCGCACGCCGGCGTTCTTCCCACGAATGCCGAAGTAGGGCTTGGGGCTTCGCCCCTCCTCAGGGCCTTTGATACACTGGCAGGCGTTGACAGACCCGGCCGCGCCGCGATCCCCAAGCTGGCTCCTCCCCCTTCTCCTGCTCCTGTTCTTTGGCTCGGGCGTCTGTGCCCTCGTCTACCAAGTCATGTGGCTGCGGCTGCTGGCGCTGGTGTTTGGCGTGACGGTCTATGCCGCGAGCACGGTGCTGGCTGGCTTCATGGCCGGTCTGGGCCTGGGCAGCTTCGTCGCCGGCCGGCTGGCGAGCCGCATCACTCGCCCGCTGGCGGCGTTTGGCATTGCCGAAGTGTTGGTCGGCATCACCGCCTTCATCTCGCCGGTCGTGCTCGATGGCTTGACCCGCGTCTGGGTCACGATTCACCCGTCGTTGCCAGACTCGGTGGCCGCGATCACGGTCATCCGCTTCATCGTCGCCTTCATGGTCCTGATCGTGCCCACCTCGCTGATGGGCGCCACGTTGCCGCTGGTGATCAAGTCGGCGGTGGCCCGCGAAGCACGCATCGGTGGCCGCATCGGCCTGCTCTACGCCATCAACACCACCGGCGCCATCCTGGGGGCGCTGGTCGCGGGGTTCTACCTGATCTCGGAAGTGGGCGTCGAATTGTCGTTCCGCTGGGCGGCGATCGGCAACATCGTCATTGGCATCGTCTCGCTGGTGGCGGCGTACGCGATGCCGCCCCAAGAAACCAGACGACCCGCCCAGCCCCACCAGCCCCTCCAGCCCCTCCAGCCCAACACCATCACCTCCGGCCAGCGGCGGATCGTCCTGTGGACCTTCTTCGTCTCGGGGATGATGTCGCTGGCGCTGGAGATTATCTGGTTCCGGATGCTGGTGATATTCCTGCGGCCCACGGCCTACGCCTTCACCATCATGCTGGCGTGCGTGCTGGCCGGGATCGCGCTCGGCAGCGCGCTCGCGGCACCGATTCTGCGGATCCGCGGCCACTGGCTGCCCGCGCTGGCGGTGCTCCAGTCCGTGATCGGCGTCACGGCGGTGCTGTCGCTGAACGCGCTCACCCGCAGCCAGGACGCCATTGACGTCGCGACGCCGTGGTTCGACTCGCTCGGGTTGCACACCTACCTGGCGCCGCTGGTCGCGTCGAGCCTCGTGGCCATGCTGCCCACCATGCTGCTGCTCGGCCTGGCGTTCCCGATCGGACTCTCGCTGTGGGCCGGCGATGACACCAGTGACGACACCAGCCGGCGCGTCGGCGCGTTCTATTCGCTGAACGTGTTTGGCGCCATCCTGGGGTCCCTGCTCGCCGGGTTCGTGCTGCTGCCGACCCTTGGCACCCACACCAGCCTGATCCTGGTTTCGGCTTTGGCCACGACCTCCGCGGTCGTCCTGGCGTGGTCGCAGCGACGCACCCGACCGGCATTCGCGTACGCCGTCGCCGGGCTGGCGCCCCTGGCCTTCGGTCTCGGCGCGGCCTATTCGCTGGATCCCTTCGACGTCGCCCTTGAGCGGCTGCATCGAGGCGAAACGTTGGTGTGGCGCGAGGAAGGGGCGCAAACGACAGTCTCGGTCCACGATCGCACGGGCAGCCGGCCCATGCGCATCATGTATCTCGACGGCAACCACCAGGCCAACAACTCCCAGGCCACCGCCTTCGTGCATCATCGCATTGGCGCGCTGCCGGTGATGTTGCACCAGGCCCCCACCACCGCCCTGGTGGTCGGCCTCGGCGGCGGCGCCACGCCGGGCGCCGTCGCCCGTCACAACGTGGCGGTCGACGTCGTCGAGCTGTCGGCCGCGGTCGTGGCCGGCTCCGACTTCTTCAAGGACATCAACTTCGACCTGCGTTCGCGGCCCAACGTCAAGCTGCACGTGGACGATGGCCGCAACTTCCTGATGATGGCGCGCAAGAAGTACGACGTGATCACCGCCGACATCATCCTGCCCCGCCATGCCGGCGCCGGCGCGCTCTACTCGAAGGAGTACTACGAACTGGTGCGCGACTCGCTGGCCGAGGGCGGCCTGGTCATGCAGTGGAACGGCGGCGACTCGGCGACGGAATACAAGCTGCTGATGCGGACCTTCATCTCGGTGTTCCCCTACACCACGCTGTGGGGCGACGGCAGCCTGATGCTGGGCAGCATGAAGCCGTTCACGCTCAGCCAAAGCGCCTACGAGGCGCGCCGCGCAGGGTTCGAGCTGTTCGACTGGGATTTGCCGACGCTGAAGCGCATTTATATCGCGGGCACGGAGGACATCCGGGCGTTTGTCGGCGACGGTCCGATCCTGACCGACGACCGGCCGGTGATTGAGTATTTCCTGTCGCTGCCGAAGGACGACGCCCCGGGCGGGTACACCGGCCCGCGAGGGGTGTTTGAAAAGATACTGACGCCCTAGGGCCGCTGAGGGCTCGGCATCGATGTGGCGTCCGCCTTTAGGCGGACCAGTCGCGCCTCGTGGGGCTCGGCGCTCACGCGCCTTCGTAGGGGTCGCGGCTTCGCCCCTCCTAGGGATCACTTACTCGAAACACCTTCCACGGGGTCGCCACTCCTATACCTGTCCAACAGGCCGTTCAGGGGCGCGGCCCCTTGTCTCACTTGCAGTTCAAGCGCGTCGTACTGCGCGGGTGCGAGATACCCGAGTCGCCTTGCTGCGTGTAGGCCATACCCGACCTCGGCCAGCGACGCCGACGCGATGCTGAGGAAGTGTTTCCAGGCGATCAGGGTGTGGTGTTTGAGCATGAGGGGCGTGGGCAGCAATGCTGATGCCACGCTGGGGGTCAGCGCTCACGCGCCTCGTGGGGCAAGTGCCACCCCAGGCAGGCAACGGTTCAGCCTCGGCAAGCGGGTGAGGTGGCTCACCTACCAGTGCCTCTCCTTGCGCCGCGGCGGCGTCGCTTTCTCGGCCCGTTACCCGCGCGCCAGGATCTCACGCGCTGCACGGACGCCGGATTCCACGGCGCCGTTTAGCATCCCAAACCACGCTGACGTATGCTCACCGGCAAAATGCACCCGACCTTCTGGCCGCTGGATGAGCGGGAACGCCCGCAGGAATTGCCCCGGCGCGAAATAGCTGTGCCCTCCGCGCGACCATTCGTCTGTGCCCCAGCAGTA includes:
- a CDS encoding glutamate--tRNA ligase family protein, whose product is MITRFAPAPTGFLHLGHVVNALHVWQAAHDRDGRVLLRIEDHDRQRSRPEYEAAILEDLAWLGFRHDGPIVRQSEREAIYGKAIQPLIDRELVYGCSCTRAELAAGVGSRESGVEVPYRNTCRDRDIPLTDDVGWRLRIDPGTESFFDEINGPQVQEPSAQCGDLLLRDRLGNWTYQFAVTVDDHVQQVTDVIRGIDLLASTGRQIRLARLLGRVTMPRFAHHGLVMKSATEKLSKSDGDTGVGDLRAAGWTAEAVLDLARKSVTLPL
- a CDS encoding DUF1295 domain-containing protein: MLTGLLVVIALGIFLWLISLAVRDSSIVDIAWGPLLFIVGLTYYLGIAEPGPRAHLVVALTGLWAIRLALHIGMRNLGHGEDFRYAAWRAEHPDTWWIRSYFKVFLLQGVIAWVVALPLFYAATSETPAALTLLDWAGLLLFAFGFLFEAIGDEQLRRFKADPANQDRVMNTGLWRYTRHPNYFGEAVLWWGLGLIGAATPLGWIGLVGPAIITFLLLRVSGVAMLEKTLKTTKPGYADYIARTPAFFPRMPK
- a CDS encoding CHASE3 domain-containing protein, whose translation is MSAIGRESVRHTHDVIQKLSDLLSATQDIEAGYRGFGLVGDPLLLGPYQAGLLAARENLSAVTASTTVHPEQQASVEALRTLIAQKVQFGAEVVALRQKAGAEAASAHLASRDTIRSNETIRNLIHDIRDFERRLLADRQTVTDRDFTQLTTLLTLGIVAALLTLVIAGWLVGRDTLARWTSEQALRTAEARTTFALKAAGVGIWDLNYTTGSLLWSETLEAQYGLLPGTFAGTFEAFMERVHPEDRADLVGTVNQASKSGAPFTLLYRAIWLDGTVRWHSSVGRFDIGKGDPIRAVGIVLDITERRALEVQFQQAQKMDAVGQLAGGIAHDFNNLLTVILGFSELVLDAGGPDDPNRPDVLEIQTAGRRAQGLTRQLLAFSRKQVIQPARLDLNLVVGGMRAMLGRLIKGDVTIVVDIAPGLASVNADHGQVEQVLMNLVVNAGDAMPKGGRLTIATANVNLDQHHSTSHFSVVPGPYVSLTVTDTGTGMSAETQSRLFEAFYTTKAAGTGTGLGLATIHSIVKQCGGSVMVKSSVGQGTSVSVYFPRMEDVTAGATEPPAPTRQHWGTETVLVVDDSSGLRDLTRRLLERQGYRVLVAADAEAAVALFSSEKTIDVLLTDVVMPGGSGPKLAQQLTTSAPGLRVIYMSGYTDDAIVHHGVLKSGVAFLHKPFTSDALGQKLREAMNR
- a CDS encoding sulfite oxidase, producing MISRRDLFSHLAMAGVVARMAPESLFAQAPSAAQRFGKEKLIVRSMRPPDFETPVSLLDSFITPNELFYVRSHLPVPAQLDAATWALKVGGEVNSPLSLSIDEIKKLPAVTVTVTLECAGNGRAFFEPAVAGIQWEKGAVSTARFTGARLSDVLKRAGVKTTGKNVEMHAADRPLGTMPAFVRQVPMAKAMHPDTLVAYAMNGEDIPAVHGFPLRSIVPGWEGAYSLKWLNALNVLPGDSSSFWVATGYRYPNRRIAPGAAVDAKDMEPLTGLVVKSLITTPAAGASFAPGKIAIGGFAWAGETDITKVDISIDNGATWTPARLTGEQAKYTWRRFEHTFTVSSPQSVLILSKATDAAGVVQPAVSQWNPSGYLWNQYDSVRVEVK
- a CDS encoding SpoIIE family protein phosphatase: MIRAVLVDDEPPARVRMRQLLEAAGGVVVVGEAGSAVEAREVIRDTRPDVLFLDVEMPEVRGTALAASLPEPRPYIVFATAFDSYGLDAIAVDATDYLLKPVSRAKLATTLERVRARLSKQSDLERDVRAGSAVQSHMWPGALPVVPGFDCAAASLPARGVGGDFYDMFALSDNNTLGTLGTLGTLGTLGTLGTLGTLDTLARWALLLGDASGKGVAAGLVASAVQARVHTAARLANLAPAALMAAVDRDVYATTDGARYATAIYATLDAATRRLTLVNAGHPSVLVAHGSALTRLGASGPALGLTEAGHFTAHDLTLAPGTLLVAYTDGVNEAHDEAGEEFGEDRLAALLSANGHLPAAELCSCILDTVRQHRGRRQDQDDVTALVVRALRHGSGPVQ
- a CDS encoding response regulator; this translates as MIRTLLVDDEQPARERLRQLLAAHPDVEVVGEAEDGIDAAEKIAALTPDLVLLDIQMPGASGLDVAASLGQPRPAVIFCTAFDQYAVDAFELSAIDYLLKPVNRARLAASLDRARAATQPRGRDRALEGLSHAAGLSPTRFLARRGARFRVVPVHDVVAFTFVEGVTHVITLTEQLTMQPTLAALARRLDAGSFFQVSRTAIIRLDAVREAKPFADGTGEITLASGTTMLVSRRRWRALIERLEA
- a CDS encoding histidine kinase, which gives rise to MVYVSLVSLFVYLFGAYAYGAATVLGLREALPFWSRRDRVGQSHLDNAPMAIIVISTIWFILHTLIEFRNLTGNVGRDWLDVGTFMVYAFPPVIMQAVYQETSHSDDPPPRIYRQMLLGMFVLSPLVGAVTIAAIFRVITLPFDIGPLIGTSIGSLFVMASAYSTAIMMRRKRTTPTSGQRQLRTVMVALYAVLGIVFIAMMFLQEQRVAMGILERVARSSPLYFLIASVYFENRFAFYDLVVKRALLLLMSIGTLGVVLALAMPWLDRLPISAARPWLFAVALTPVAMIMPWLHARMERWLDRIWLGREFTPVDAVKYVLAAMQPATDEQMLLTTAEAKLSEIFGARIAVLIGAQSPPPGLTIESEVQMPTPISDQPVRIAVLRMPEMRRILSEDLALLRSLAGVLGFMLENLRLQRKRQEQDLIAQDLRLQSSKSELKALRAQINPHFLFNALNAIASLIHTDPARADEAVEQLAEVFRYTLRRSDSEWAPLDQELTFARAYLDVEQARFGQRLSCTIDSDHVAPAPSVPSMLLQTLLENAVKHGVSQSREPGRIEVIVRTTSSEVKLEVRNTGPSTRGDDLLVAAPRSGQAREGEGFGLRSVRERLKGHFGDAATFALTRDEAAGLTIARITMPHVKVAA